A region from the Candidatus Binatia bacterium genome encodes:
- a CDS encoding restriction endonuclease → MAGFGLTNRASLGQKGPSCFLPSYSKPVGNKAVQEVVAAKAITGAHKAVVVTNAGYTNACKELAAANQVLLLHHDDLSTLEAKLWT, encoded by the coding sequence GTGGCAGGATTCGGCTTGACGAATAGAGCGTCGCTTGGGCAAAAAGGGCCTTCATGTTTCCTACCGTCATACTCCAAGCCTGTTGGGAACAAAGCCGTGCAAGAAGTGGTGGCGGCGAAGGCCATCACCGGGGCGCACAAGGCGGTGGTCGTAACAAACGCCGGCTATACCAACGCCTGCAAAGAATTGGCTGCAGCAAATCAGGTTTTGCTTTTACACCATGACGACTTGTCAACTTTGGAGGCGAAACTGTGGACCTAG